GCGCGTCCTGGTCAGGGGAGAGCTTGACGTATGCCTTCTTGAGGCCATCAGGGCGgttcaaagtgttgaccctGACGCACTTGACGTCGTAGAGGTCCGTCACAGCCTTGGCGATCTTCTTCTTGTTGGCGCGGGAGTCGACGATGAAGACGAGGGTGTTGATTTCCTCGATCATCTTCATGGACTTCTCGGTGGTCAAGGGGTACTTGATGATCGAGAACTTGTCGAGCTTCTTGGAGAGTGCGGTGCGGTGGTTGCGCCTGTACTTGGGGGTCCTGGGCAGGGCGAGGGTGCGTCCCCTGAAGAAGTGGGTGTTGCGCCTGATCTTGTAGCCCTTAGCAGTGGTCGCCTTCTTGACGCTGTTGGCTGCGATCTTGGCCTTCTTGACCTTCTCGGCCTCGGTGCCCTTCTTGGCGACTGCGCGGCAATGAATCCTGGTATACTGGCGCCATGGGCTGGTCGGTCGGCCGCACCAGCGCCACGGAACCGCAACTAACCTTCAGGAAGTCCCATTTTATCTACGCTTGATTTATGCCAGCGACCTGCGTGTACGTTAGGTAACGGTATAGTTATGACTGGCGACGCAATGTTGTCGCGTGCAGCGGGTCGATGGGCGGTGAAGCCCTCGCCGTGAAAGCACCGCTTGGTGACTCACCTGAATTAGGCACTCAGTGTTACCGTGAATATACGGTTCAATTACAGTGGAGGGAAGCACGTGCCGTAGCCTCCGACCGTGCTAGTGTATGGTGGGGCTTGGCGTGGAGGCGGTAGGCCTGGGCGGCGGGGTCAGTCCTACGTGCTGTATTCTGTTTAAAACCCAGTTTTGGCGCCGTGGGGTGATTAGTCTGAGTGTGTTGTAGGCAGTGGGAGAGACGTAGTGTTGAGCGTTACGTTGTCTTTCGTCTGTTTGCAAAGCCAATCGACGACGGATGTGCGTCGAACTACATAACTTATGTTGAGCTTTGGTATACGCTCTCATTTTAATGAGCGTTAAAGTGTGGTTTGACGCTGTGTGAGGGCATTGACGTTTGACGAAGGGTGTTGCCTGGTGTCGTTGTGGCAGATGACTTGCCGGTTTACATTTGTGTATGACATATCCCTA
This genomic stretch from Babesia bigemina genome assembly Bbig001, chromosome : III harbors:
- a CDS encoding 60S ribosomal protein L23, putative encodes the protein MGLPEVAKKGTEAEKVKKAKIAANSVKKATTAKGYKIRRNTHFFRGRTLALPRTPKYRRNHRTALSKKLDKFSIIKYPLTTEKSMKMIEEINTLVFIVDSRANKKKIAKAVTDLYDVKCVRVNTLNRPDGLKKAYVKLSPDQDALDVANKIGII